The Devosia sp. YIM 151766 genome includes a region encoding these proteins:
- the tyrS gene encoding tyrosine--tRNA ligase, producing MTKFKSDFLRTLDERGFIHQISDPEGLDRLASEGRITAYIGYDPTAASLHVGHLTQIMMLHWLQATGHRPIALMGGGTGMIGDPSFKDEARKLLGVEGIRSNIEGIKAKFGNFLTFEEAGGNAIMANNADWLLELNYVEFLRDVGQHFSVNRMLSFDSVKQRLDREQSLSFLEFNYMILQAYDFVELNKRYDCVLQMGGSDQWGNIVNGIDLGHRMLGRQFYALTSPLLTTASGQKMGKSLGGAMWLNADMMSVYDFWQYWRNTEDADVLRFMKLFTILPIDEIERVAAGDINEAKKRLATEVTGLVHGRAAAEEAAETARATFEAGTLDLSLPTAEVSHAELNAGIGVLNALVKAGLAGSNGEARRHVSSGAVRVNDAVVEDERLSLGENALLPEGVVKLSVGKKRHALLRPV from the coding sequence ATGACCAAGTTCAAATCCGACTTCCTGCGCACGCTGGACGAGCGCGGCTTCATCCACCAGATTTCCGACCCGGAAGGACTCGACAGGCTGGCCAGCGAGGGCCGGATCACCGCCTATATCGGCTATGACCCGACGGCAGCGAGCCTGCATGTGGGGCACCTCACCCAGATCATGATGCTGCACTGGCTGCAGGCGACCGGCCATCGGCCGATCGCGCTGATGGGCGGCGGCACCGGCATGATCGGCGACCCCAGCTTCAAGGACGAGGCGCGCAAGCTGCTCGGCGTCGAGGGTATCAGGAGCAATATCGAGGGCATTAAGGCCAAGTTCGGCAATTTCCTCACCTTCGAGGAAGCCGGCGGCAATGCCATCATGGCCAATAATGCCGATTGGCTGCTGGAGCTCAATTATGTCGAGTTCCTGCGCGATGTGGGCCAGCATTTCTCGGTCAACCGCATGCTGAGCTTCGACTCGGTGAAGCAGCGCCTCGACCGCGAGCAATCGCTGAGCTTCCTCGAATTCAACTACATGATCCTGCAGGCCTACGACTTCGTCGAGCTGAACAAGCGCTACGATTGCGTGTTGCAGATGGGCGGCTCGGATCAATGGGGCAATATCGTCAACGGCATCGATCTCGGCCACCGCATGCTGGGCAGGCAGTTCTACGCGCTGACCTCGCCGCTGCTGACCACCGCCTCGGGCCAGAAGATGGGCAAGTCGCTGGGCGGGGCCATGTGGCTCAACGCCGACATGATGAGCGTCTATGATTTCTGGCAATATTGGCGGAATACCGAGGACGCCGACGTGCTGCGCTTCATGAAGCTGTTCACCATCCTGCCGATCGACGAGATCGAGCGGGTGGCGGCCGGCGACATCAACGAGGCCAAGAAGCGGCTGGCCACCGAAGTCACCGGGCTGGTGCATGGCCGAGCGGCGGCGGAAGAGGCGGCGGAAACGGCGCGCGCCACCTTCGAGGCGGGGACGCTGGACCTGTCGCTGCCCACCGCCGAAGTGAGCCATGCCGAGCTCAATGCCGGGATCGGGGTGCTCAATGCCCTGGTCAAGGCCGGGCTGGCCGGCTCCAATGGCGAAGCGCGGCGGCATGTTTCTTCCGGCGCCGTGCGGGTCAACGACGCGGTGGTCGAGGATGAACGGCTCAGCCTCGGCGAGAACGCTTTATTGCCCGAAGGCGTGGTCAAGCTCTCGGTGGGCAAGAAACGCCACGCCTTGCTCAGGCCGGTCTAG
- a CDS encoding iron-sulfur cluster assembly accessory protein has product MPMPFKIMSLTDAAAERITEIVEDSDKPVIGLRVGIRNAGCAGVSYTMEYVTEPINGDDHVEDRGVNVWVDPKATMYLLGTVMDFEAGKLGSSFTFKNPNQTSACGCGESVTLAAADLKALAEARAGA; this is encoded by the coding sequence CTGCCGATGCCGTTCAAGATCATGTCGCTGACCGATGCCGCCGCCGAGCGCATCACCGAGATTGTCGAGGATTCGGACAAGCCGGTCATCGGCCTGCGCGTGGGCATCAGGAATGCCGGCTGCGCCGGCGTCTCCTACACGATGGAATATGTCACCGAGCCGATAAATGGCGACGACCATGTCGAGGACAGGGGCGTCAATGTCTGGGTCGATCCCAAGGCGACCATGTATCTGCTCGGCACCGTCATGGATTTCGAGGCCGGCAAGCTCGGTTCCAGCTTCACCTTCAAAAACCCCAACCAGACCAGCGCCTGCGGCTGCGGCGAAAGCGTCACCCTGGCCGCCGCCGACCTCAAGGCCCTGGCCGAGGCTAGGGCAGGGGCCTGA
- a CDS encoding aminotransferase class V-fold PLP-dependent enzyme, which yields MTRPAVYLDHNAASPLRPEARAALLAALELHGNPSSVHAHGRALRNLIETGRQQVARLAGAETRQLVFTGSATEAITQAIVGGVRSFSAGAIAVSAGEHAAVQKAAEATGLPVWTIALDGQGCIDLDQVAAILSRADDEGITLLVALHWVNNETGVVQPMGLINALVGPTRHTLFIDAVQACGKLPLDFAASAPDMMAISGHKIGAPAGIGALLVKGHADIVRLIPGGGQEQGRRGGTEATALIAAFGAAAEAAVYDYDAITALTGRVEAGLRAMAPDTVIFGAEAERVGNVVNFAVPGLRNATAMMALDLMGLSVSSGSACSSGKVGASHVLAAMGVDKTLAESALRVSFGWNSTGEDAEAFLAGFETLLSRRRREGKAA from the coding sequence ATGACGAGACCGGCGGTCTATCTTGATCATAATGCCGCGTCCCCGCTTCGTCCCGAGGCGAGGGCGGCTCTGCTTGCCGCGCTCGAACTCCATGGCAATCCATCATCCGTCCATGCCCATGGACGGGCCTTGCGCAACCTCATCGAGACCGGCCGGCAGCAGGTCGCACGGCTTGCCGGCGCCGAAACCCGTCAGCTGGTCTTTACCGGTTCGGCCACCGAAGCGATCACCCAGGCGATCGTCGGCGGCGTCAGGAGTTTTTCGGCAGGCGCCATAGCCGTCAGTGCGGGGGAGCACGCCGCCGTCCAGAAGGCGGCGGAAGCCACGGGCCTGCCTGTATGGACCATCGCGCTCGATGGGCAGGGCTGCATTGATCTCGATCAAGTCGCGGCAATTCTCAGTCGCGCCGATGACGAAGGGATCACGCTGCTGGTCGCCCTGCATTGGGTCAATAATGAAACCGGCGTGGTGCAGCCGATGGGCCTTATCAACGCGCTGGTCGGTCCCACCCGTCACACGCTTTTCATCGACGCCGTTCAGGCCTGCGGCAAGCTGCCTCTGGATTTTGCCGCTTCCGCACCCGACATGATGGCTATAAGCGGCCACAAGATCGGCGCTCCCGCCGGCATCGGCGCCTTGTTGGTCAAGGGTCATGCCGACATCGTCCGGCTCATTCCCGGCGGCGGGCAGGAGCAGGGCCGGCGCGGCGGCACCGAAGCCACGGCCCTGATTGCCGCTTTCGGCGCAGCCGCCGAGGCAGCGGTTTACGATTACGACGCCATCACTGCGCTGACCGGCCGCGTCGAGGCCGGGTTGCGGGCCATGGCGCCCGATACGGTGATTTTCGGCGCCGAGGCCGAGCGGGTGGGCAATGTGGTCAATTTCGCCGTGCCCGGCCTGCGCAACGCCACCGCCATGATGGCGCTGGATCTGATGGGCCTGTCGGTGTCGTCCGGCTCGGCCTGCTCGTCGGGCAAGGTCGGCGCCAGCCATGTGCTTGCCGCCATGGGCGTCGACAAAACGCTGGCCGAAAGCGCCCTGCGCGTCAGCTTCGGCTGGAATTCCACCGGCGAGGATGCCGAGGCGTTCCTGGCCGGTTTCGAAACGCTCCTCTCCCGCCGGCGGCGGGAAGGGAAAGCGGCTTAA
- the sufB gene encoding Fe-S cluster assembly protein SufB: MADYDIPTLKEEIDRETVEQVLALDVDKYKYGFETDIESDVAPIGLDEDTVRMISAKKQEPEWMLEWRLDAFRRWQTMDEPSWAKVHYPKIDFQSISYYAAPKAFKGPQSLDEVDPELLRTYEKLGIPLREQAILAGVEGAGEPTGSPYSGNVAVDAVFDSVSVVTTFREELAKHGIIFCSISEAVREYPDLVKQYLGTVVPVSDNYYATLNSAVFTDGSFVYIPKGVRCPMELSTYFRINERNTGQFERTLIIADDDSYVSYLEGCTAPMRDENQLHAAVVELVALDNAEIKYSTVQNWYPGDKDGKGGIYNFVTKRGDCRGVNSHISWTQVETGSAITWKYPSCILRGDGSRGEFYSIAISNGYQQIDSGTKMIHLGKNTSSRIISKGIAAGFSDNTYRGQVSAHARATNARNFTQCDSLLIGDKCGAHTIPYIESRNGTAVFEHEATTSKISDDQMFYCLQRGLDEEEAVALIVNGFVRDVLQHLPMEFMVESQKLIAISLEGSVG, from the coding sequence ATGGCGGACTACGATATTCCAACGCTCAAGGAAGAGATCGACCGGGAAACCGTCGAGCAGGTTCTGGCGCTTGACGTCGACAAGTACAAATACGGCTTCGAGACCGATATCGAATCCGATGTCGCGCCCATCGGCCTCGATGAGGATACGGTCCGTATGATCTCGGCCAAGAAGCAGGAGCCGGAATGGATGCTGGAATGGCGTCTCGACGCCTTCCGCCGCTGGCAGACCATGGACGAGCCGAGCTGGGCCAAGGTGCATTATCCCAAGATCGACTTCCAATCGATCAGCTATTATGCGGCGCCGAAAGCCTTCAAGGGCCCCCAAAGCCTCGATGAAGTCGATCCCGAATTGCTGCGCACCTATGAAAAGCTCGGCATTCCGCTGCGCGAACAGGCCATTCTGGCCGGCGTCGAAGGCGCGGGCGAGCCTACCGGTTCTCCCTATAGCGGCAATGTCGCGGTCGACGCGGTCTTCGACTCGGTTTCGGTGGTCACCACGTTCCGCGAGGAACTGGCCAAGCACGGCATCATTTTCTGCTCGATCTCGGAAGCGGTGCGCGAATATCCCGATCTGGTGAAGCAATATCTGGGCACGGTCGTTCCGGTGTCCGACAATTATTACGCAACTCTCAATTCGGCGGTCTTCACCGACGGGTCTTTCGTTTACATCCCCAAGGGTGTGCGTTGCCCCATGGAGCTCTCGACCTATTTCCGCATCAACGAGCGGAATACCGGCCAGTTCGAGCGTACGCTGATCATCGCCGACGACGATAGCTATGTGAGCTATCTCGAAGGCTGCACCGCGCCGATGCGCGATGAGAACCAGCTGCATGCCGCGGTGGTGGAGCTGGTCGCCCTCGACAATGCCGAAATCAAGTATTCCACCGTCCAGAACTGGTATCCGGGCGACAAGGACGGCAAGGGCGGCATCTACAATTTCGTCACCAAGCGCGGCGATTGTCGCGGGGTCAATTCGCACATCTCCTGGACTCAGGTGGAAACCGGCTCGGCCATTACCTGGAAATATCCGAGCTGCATCCTGCGCGGCGACGGTTCGCGCGGCGAATTCTATTCCATCGCCATTTCGAACGGCTATCAGCAGATCGACAGCGGCACCAAGATGATCCATCTGGGCAAGAACACGTCCAGTCGCATCATCTCCAAGGGCATCGCCGCCGGCTTCTCCGACAACACCTATCGCGGCCAGGTCTCGGCCCATGCCCGGGCGACCAATGCCCGCAATTTCACCCAATGCGACAGTTTGTTGATCGGCGACAAATGCGGGGCTCACACGATTCCTTATATCGAGAGCCGTAATGGCACCGCCGTGTTCGAGCACGAGGCCACCACGTCGAAGATTTCCGACGATCAGATGTTCTACTGCCTGCAGCGCGGCCTCGACGAAGAAGAAGCCGTGGCGCTGATCGTCAATGGCTTCGTCCGCGACGTGCTCCAGCATCTGCCGATGGAATTCATGGTCGAATCCCAGAAGCTGATCGCCATCAGTCTTGAGGGGAGCGTGGGCTAG
- a CDS encoding cysteine desulfurase — MTFDLEKIRADFPLLSEQIHGQRLVYLDSGASAQKPVQVLERMDHGFRHEYANVHRGLHTLANRATEGYEAGRESVRRFLNAGRIEEIIFTKSATESINLVAASFVGPRLREGDEIVTTIMEHHSNIVPWHFHRERRGAVIKWVDVTEDGSLDMQAFERSLTDRTRIVAVTHMSNVLGTVNPIKEMVAIAHARGIPVLVDGSQAAVHMPVDVQDLDADFYIMTGHKLYGPTGIGVLYGKYDLLAEMQPYQGGGEMIDTVTLDGVTYNEPPHRFEAGTPPIVQGMGLGAALDYMESLSLDAIAAHEREVADYAQERLSRINSLRLIGSAPGKGGIFSFEIAGAHAHDIATILDRYGIAVRAGTHCAQPLLHRFGTTSTCRASFALYNGKDDVDALVDGIERARKFFA; from the coding sequence ATGACCTTCGATCTCGAAAAAATCCGCGCCGATTTCCCGCTTCTGTCGGAACAGATCCACGGCCAGCGCCTGGTCTATCTCGACAGCGGCGCCTCGGCCCAGAAGCCGGTTCAGGTCCTCGAGCGCATGGATCATGGCTTCCGGCATGAATATGCCAATGTTCACCGAGGCTTGCACACGCTGGCCAATCGGGCGACCGAAGGTTACGAGGCCGGCCGCGAAAGCGTTCGCCGCTTCCTCAATGCCGGTCGGATCGAGGAAATCATCTTCACCAAATCCGCCACGGAATCGATCAATCTGGTCGCCGCGTCCTTTGTCGGCCCGCGCCTTCGCGAAGGCGACGAGATCGTCACCACGATCATGGAGCACCATTCCAATATCGTGCCCTGGCATTTTCATCGCGAGCGCCGGGGCGCGGTGATCAAATGGGTGGATGTGACCGAGGATGGCAGCCTCGACATGCAGGCCTTCGAGCGCTCGCTGACCGACCGGACCCGTATCGTCGCCGTTACCCATATGTCCAACGTGCTTGGCACCGTCAATCCGATCAAGGAGATGGTCGCCATTGCCCATGCGCGCGGCATTCCGGTCCTGGTCGATGGTTCCCAGGCCGCCGTGCACATGCCCGTCGACGTTCAGGACCTCGACGCCGATTTCTACATCATGACCGGCCATAAGCTCTATGGCCCGACCGGCATCGGCGTGCTTTACGGCAAATACGATCTGCTGGCCGAAATGCAGCCCTATCAGGGTGGCGGCGAGATGATCGATACCGTCACCCTGGACGGCGTCACCTATAACGAGCCGCCCCACCGCTTCGAGGCCGGCACCCCGCCCATCGTCCAGGGAATGGGCCTCGGCGCCGCGCTCGACTATATGGAAAGCCTCAGCCTGGACGCCATAGCGGCCCATGAGCGCGAGGTCGCCGATTATGCCCAGGAGCGCCTCAGTCGCATCAATTCGCTGCGCCTGATCGGCTCGGCGCCGGGCAAGGGCGGCATCTTCTCCTTCGAGATCGCCGGCGCCCACGCCCATGATATCGCCACCATTCTCGATCGCTATGGCATCGCCGTCCGCGCCGGCACCCATTGCGCCCAGCCCTTGCTGCACCGTTTCGGCACCACCTCTACCTGCCGCGCCTCTTTCGCCCTATATAACGGCAAGGACGATGTGGATGCGCTGGTCGATGGCATCGAGCGCGCCCGGAAATTTTTCGCCTGA
- a CDS encoding SUF system Fe-S cluster assembly protein, whose translation MASSLPSGLPEGEVERITSDLIGALKTVYDPEIPVDIYELGLIYRVDLDDDRNLVIDMTLTAPGCPVAGEMPGWVENAARGVEGVQDVTVNMVFDPPWDASRMSEEAQVALNWW comes from the coding sequence ATGGCATCCAGCCTGCCCTCCGGCCTGCCGGAAGGCGAGGTCGAACGCATCACCAGCGATCTGATCGGCGCCCTCAAGACCGTCTATGATCCCGAAATTCCGGTCGACATCTACGAACTCGGCCTCATCTACAGGGTCGATCTCGACGACGACCGGAATCTGGTGATCGACATGACGCTCACCGCTCCTGGCTGTCCGGTGGCCGGCGAAATGCCCGGTTGGGTGGAAAATGCCGCGCGCGGGGTGGAAGGCGTCCAGGACGTCACCGTCAACATGGTTTTCGATCCGCCCTGGGATGCGTCGCGCATGAGCGAGGAAGCACAAGTTGCGTTGAACTGGTGGTAA
- a CDS encoding alpha/beta hydrolase: MPEVIFNGPEGRLEGRYQPGKEPNAPVAIVLHPHPQFGGTMNNQIVYNLFYMFAERGFSVLRFNSRGVGRSQGAFDHGVGELSDAAAALDWLQTINRESRGCWIAGFSFGAWIGMQLLMRRPEVEGFISVAPPENLYDFSFLAPCPSSGLIIHGDKDRVAPPQSVQKLVDKLKTQKGITIEQQIVDGANHFFEGKVDELTTRCAEYLDRRRQEIADGGGR; encoded by the coding sequence ATGCCTGAAGTGATCTTCAATGGCCCGGAAGGGCGCCTCGAAGGCCGGTACCAGCCGGGCAAGGAGCCCAATGCGCCGGTTGCCATTGTGCTGCATCCCCACCCGCAATTCGGCGGGACGATGAACAACCAGATCGTCTATAACCTGTTCTACATGTTCGCCGAGCGCGGCTTTTCGGTGCTGCGCTTCAATTCGCGCGGCGTGGGCCGCTCGCAAGGCGCGTTCGATCATGGCGTCGGCGAATTGTCCGATGCCGCCGCGGCGCTCGACTGGTTGCAGACCATCAATCGCGAGTCGCGCGGCTGCTGGATCGCCGGTTTCTCCTTCGGCGCCTGGATCGGCATGCAATTGCTGATGCGCCGCCCGGAAGTGGAAGGGTTCATTTCCGTGGCGCCGCCGGAAAACCTCTACGATTTCTCCTTCCTGGCCCCCTGCCCCTCCTCGGGCCTGATCATCCATGGCGACAAGGACCGCGTGGCCCCGCCGCAATCGGTGCAGAAGCTGGTGGACAAGCTCAAGACGCAGAAGGGCATCACCATCGAGCAGCAGATCGTCGATGGCGCCAACCACTTCTTCGAAGGCAAGGTCGATGAACTGACCACGCGCTGCGCCGAATATCTCGACCGTCGCCGTCAGGAGATCGCGGATGGCGGCGGGCGCTGA
- the sufD gene encoding Fe-S cluster assembly protein SufD: MRSNFPVRLGAAEQVLIDQLKSVGADQVAERINVAGLPTRRVESYHYTDLKTLLRAVPALGQPANEAGAPALHVPGAFNLTIANGAIQNAAAAPAGVIVGKANGGVLTTRDDMLVHVNNALTKEALTLNLENKVEPVIQIDRRFEGEAAHVADALKVFVADNASAIILETFSGSDAAHVGNRATYMALGKNAVVTHITIDLNGRGVSHFATNEYHLADGAKLRTLIIHAGAGLSRTNLFPTLGGAEAHADVTGLNMVSEGQHADITMEITHAVPHTSSQPLFKSITRGRSKSVIQGKLIVARDAQKTDAKFMHQGLMLSDEAEILSKPELEIYADDVVCGHGSTCGKLDEDSLFYLLSRGIPRAEAETMLVRGFIAELIDPVEDEALNEALQGVVDDWLAGEE, translated from the coding sequence ATGCGATCCAATTTTCCCGTTCGTCTCGGCGCCGCCGAGCAAGTCCTGATCGATCAGCTCAAGTCCGTCGGCGCCGACCAGGTGGCCGAGCGCATCAATGTGGCCGGCCTGCCCACCCGCCGCGTCGAGAGCTATCATTATACCGACCTCAAGACCCTGCTGCGCGCCGTGCCGGCGCTCGGCCAGCCGGCCAATGAAGCCGGCGCTCCGGCGCTGCACGTGCCCGGCGCCTTCAACCTGACGATCGCCAATGGCGCGATCCAGAACGCGGCCGCGGCCCCGGCCGGCGTGATTGTCGGCAAGGCCAATGGCGGCGTGCTGACGACACGCGACGACATGCTCGTCCACGTCAACAATGCGTTGACGAAAGAGGCCCTGACGCTAAACCTCGAGAACAAGGTCGAACCGGTCATCCAGATCGATCGCCGCTTCGAGGGCGAAGCCGCCCATGTGGCTGATGCGCTTAAGGTTTTCGTGGCCGACAATGCCTCCGCCATCATCCTCGAAACCTTTTCGGGCTCCGATGCCGCCCATGTCGGCAACCGCGCCACCTATATGGCTTTGGGCAAGAATGCCGTGGTCACCCACATTACCATCGACCTGAATGGCCGTGGCGTCTCGCATTTCGCGACCAACGAATATCATCTTGCCGACGGCGCCAAGCTGCGGACGCTGATCATCCATGCCGGGGCCGGGCTTTCGCGCACCAATCTGTTCCCGACGCTTGGCGGCGCCGAAGCCCATGCCGACGTCACCGGGCTCAACATGGTGTCCGAGGGGCAACATGCTGATATCACGATGGAAATCACCCATGCGGTGCCCCATACCTCGTCGCAGCCGCTGTTCAAGTCCATCACCCGTGGCCGCTCCAAATCGGTGATCCAGGGCAAGCTGATCGTCGCCCGCGACGCACAGAAGACCGACGCCAAGTTCATGCATCAGGGCCTGATGCTGTCCGACGAGGCGGAAATCCTGAGCAAGCCCGAGCTGGAAATCTATGCCGACGACGTCGTCTGCGGCCACGGTTCCACCTGCGGCAAGCTGGACGAGGATAGCCTCTTCTACCTGCTCAGCCGCGGCATCCCCAGGGCCGAGGCGGAAACCATGCTGGTTCGCGGCTTCATCGCCGAACTCATCGATCCCGTTGAAGACGAGGCCCTGAACGAAGCCCTGCAAGGCGTCGTCGACGACTGGCTCGCGGGCGAGGAATAG
- a CDS encoding 3-phosphoshikimate 1-carboxyvinyltransferase codes for MNDLPLAYTITPPLSPLTGRVSPPGSKSITNRALLLAALANGTSRLTGALKSKDTVLMARALREMGVTVEEPDATTFLVTGTGRLAAPPRALFLGNAGTATRFLTAAVATIEGTVIVDGDEDMRLRPIRPLVDALNSLGIAADAPTGCPPVTVRGTGHFGTGRVEIDASLSSQYVSALLMAAPFGAGPVEVALTGKDIGARGYVDLTLAAMRAFGAEVESRDDGSWLVQPTGYKAADFHIEPDASAATYLWGLAALTDGAIDLGVPANAFTQPDAAAQALIAAFPDMPAIIDGSQMQDAVPTMAVLAAFNNRPVRFVGIANLRVKETDRIRAVANELNRIRAGLAREEGDDLVVNADPSLSGQTLPARIETYHDHRIAMSFALAGLRIGGITILDPSCTGKTYPEYWDMLSGLGVELTATE; via the coding sequence ATGAACGATCTTCCCCTCGCCTATACCATCACCCCGCCCCTTTCTCCGTTGACCGGCCGCGTTTCGCCTCCGGGGAGCAAGTCGATCACCAATCGCGCCCTGTTGCTCGCCGCCTTGGCGAATGGCACCAGCCGCCTCACCGGCGCGCTCAAGAGCAAGGACACGGTGCTGATGGCCCGCGCCCTGCGTGAAATGGGTGTGACGGTGGAGGAACCGGACGCCACTACTTTTCTCGTCACCGGCACCGGTCGGCTCGCCGCGCCCCCCAGGGCGCTCTTTCTGGGCAATGCCGGCACCGCCACGCGCTTCCTCACCGCCGCCGTCGCCACTATCGAGGGCACGGTCATCGTCGATGGCGACGAGGATATGCGCCTGCGCCCGATCAGGCCGCTGGTGGACGCGCTCAATTCCCTCGGTATTGCCGCCGATGCGCCCACCGGCTGCCCCCCGGTCACTGTTCGCGGCACCGGTCATTTCGGCACGGGCAGGGTGGAAATCGATGCCTCGCTGTCCAGCCAATATGTGTCCGCTTTGCTCATGGCGGCGCCTTTCGGCGCTGGCCCGGTCGAAGTGGCGCTCACCGGCAAGGATATCGGCGCGCGCGGCTATGTCGATCTGACGCTGGCCGCCATGCGCGCCTTCGGCGCCGAGGTCGAATCCCGCGACGACGGCTCCTGGCTGGTCCAGCCGACCGGCTACAAGGCCGCCGATTTCCATATCGAGCCCGATGCCTCCGCCGCCACCTATCTCTGGGGCCTCGCGGCGCTGACCGATGGCGCGATCGATCTCGGCGTCCCCGCCAATGCCTTCACCCAGCCCGACGCCGCCGCGCAGGCGCTGATCGCGGCTTTTCCCGACATGCCGGCAATCATCGACGGCTCGCAGATGCAGGACGCCGTGCCCACCATGGCCGTCCTCGCCGCCTTCAACAATCGTCCGGTCCGTTTCGTCGGCATCGCCAATCTGCGCGTCAAGGAAACCGACCGCATCCGCGCCGTCGCCAATGAACTCAACCGCATCCGCGCAGGCCTGGCGCGCGAGGAGGGGGATGATCTGGTGGTCAATGCCGATCCGTCCCTGTCGGGACAGACCTTGCCGGCCCGCATCGAGACCTATCACGATCACCGCATCGCCATGAGCTTCGCCCTGGCGGGCTTGCGCATTGGCGGCATCACCATTCTCGACCCGTCCTGCACCGGCAAAACCTACCCGGAATATTGGGATATGCTCTCGGGCCTGGGGGTGGAATTGACGGCGACGGAATAG
- the sufC gene encoding Fe-S cluster assembly ATPase SufC, with the protein MTTPVLEIRNLHARIEEREILKGVSLVIPPGQVHAVMGRNGSGKSTLSYVLAGNENYEVTEGEVLLNGENILEMAPHERAAAGLFLAFQYPIEIPGVATMTFLKAAMNAQRKARGEGELTTPEFMRAVKEAGAQLNIDSDMLKRPLNVGFSGGEKKRAEILQMALLKPSLAVLDETDSGLDIDALQVVSKGVNALRDGQRAMLVITHYQRLLNHIVPDVVHVFSDGRIVESGDKDLALQLEAKGYAGYDDKAA; encoded by the coding sequence ATGACCACTCCCGTATTGGAAATCCGCAATCTGCACGCCCGTATCGAGGAACGCGAAATCCTCAAGGGGGTGAGCCTCGTCATTCCGCCCGGCCAGGTGCATGCCGTCATGGGCCGCAATGGTTCGGGCAAGTCCACGCTCAGCTATGTGCTGGCCGGCAACGAGAATTATGAGGTCACCGAGGGTGAGGTTCTGCTCAACGGCGAGAACATCCTCGAAATGGCGCCCCATGAGCGGGCCGCCGCCGGCCTGTTCCTGGCCTTCCAATATCCGATCGAAATTCCCGGCGTCGCCACCATGACCTTCCTCAAGGCGGCCATGAACGCCCAGCGCAAGGCGCGTGGCGAGGGCGAATTGACGACCCCTGAATTCATGCGCGCCGTCAAGGAAGCCGGGGCCCAGCTCAATATCGACAGCGACATGCTCAAGCGCCCACTCAATGTCGGCTTTTCCGGCGGCGAGAAGAAGCGCGCCGAAATCCTCCAGATGGCGCTGCTCAAGCCCTCGCTGGCCGTGCTCGACGAAACCGATTCCGGGCTCGACATTGACGCGCTCCAGGTCGTCTCCAAGGGGGTCAACGCCCTGCGCGACGGCCAGCGGGCCATGCTGGTCATCACCCATTACCAGCGCCTGCTGAACCACATCGTGCCCGACGTGGTGCATGTCTTCTCCGATGGCCGGATCGTGGAAAGCGGCGACAAGGACCTGGCGCTCCAGCTCGAAGCCAAGGGCTATGCCGGTTATGACGATAAGGCGGCCTGA